In one window of Chelmon rostratus isolate fCheRos1 chromosome 19, fCheRos1.pri, whole genome shotgun sequence DNA:
- the bmpr1bb gene encoding bone morphogenetic protein receptor, type IBb translates to MVVVWPPQEWAWQAVLLVTGVALLSRGSHANMLDTMLLKNGWKGGSERRTEESSSAATVSAQNMLWCHCYHHCPEDSVNNTCMTDGYCFTMVEEEEGGLAVLTAGCLGLAGSEFQCRDTWNARSRRALECCTDQDYCNRDLHPTLPPLMTSDYVDSSIQYMALFISITVCSIILGLILVFCYFRYKRQESRPRYSIDLEQEETYIPPGESLKDLIEHSRSIGSGSGSGLPLLVQRTIAKQIQMVKQIGKGRYGEVWMGKWRGERVAVKVFFTTEEESWFRETEIYQTFLMRHDNILGFIAADIKGTGSWTQLYLITDYHENGSLYDYLKSNTLDVKALLKLAYSSISGLCHLHTEIYGTQGKPAIAHRDLKSKNILVKKNGSCCIADLGLAVKFNSDTNEVDIPPNLRVGTKRYMPPEVLEETLNRSYFQSFIMADMYSFGLIVWEMARRCLSGGIVEEYQLPYHDLVPTDPSYEDMREVVCIKKQRPSFANRWSSDECLRQMGKLMSECWAHNPASRLTALRVKKTLAKMLESQDIKL, encoded by the exons atggtggtggtgtggcCGCCTCAGGAGTGGGCCTGGCAGGCTGTTCTCCTGGTGACCGGAGTGGCATTGCTGAGCCGTGGGTCTCATG CCAACATGTTGGACACCATGCTGCTGAAGAACGGATGGAAGGGTGGATCAGAGCGTAGGACGGAGGAGAGCAGCAGCGCGGCCACGGTTTCGGCTCAGAACATGCTCTGGTGTCACTGCTACCACCACTGCCCCGAAGACTCCGTCAACAACACTTGCAT gACTGACGGCTACTGCTTCAccatggtggaggaggaggaggggggtctGGCAGTGCTCACCGCAGGTTGTTTGGGTCTCGCCGGCTCTGAGTTCCAGTGCAGA GACACGTGGAACGCACGTTCGAGGAGAGCTCTGGAGTGTTGCACAGATCAGGACTATTGCAACAGAGACTTGCATCCTACTCTCCCTCCACTCATGACGTCAG ATTATGTTGACAGCAGCATCCAGTACATGGCGCTCTTCATTTCAATCACAGTCTGCAGTATCATCCTCGGTCTCATCCTCGTATTCTGCTACTTCAG ATATAAGCGCCAGGAGTCACGACCCCGCTACAGTATCGATCTGGAGCAGGAAGAGACCTACATCCCCCCTGGGGAGTCCCTGAAGGACCTGATAGAGCATTCTCGCAGCATCGGGTCTGGCTCTGGGTCAGGACTCCCTCTGCTG GTGCAGCGCACTATCGCCAAGCAGATTCAGATGGTCAAGCAGATTGGAAAAGGGCGATACGGAGAGGTCTGGATGGGCAAGTGGAGAGGCGAGAGAGTGGCCGTTAAGGTCTTCTTCACCacggaggaggagagctggTTCAGAGAGACCGAAATCTATCAGACCTTCCTGATGAGACATGACAATATACTGG GATTCATAGCAGCAGATATTAAAGGAACCGGCTCGTGGACTCAGCTCTACCTGATCACAGACTACCATGAGAACGGATCGTTATACGACTACCTAAAGTCCAACACCCTAGACGTCAAGGCCCTGCTGAAACTGGCCTACTCCTCAATATCAGGCCTCTGCCATCTGCACACTGAGATCTATGGCACGCAGGGCAAACCAGCCATCGCACACAGAGACCTAAAAAGCAAGAACATCTTGGTAAAAAAGAACGGATCCTGCTGTATAGCAGACCTTGGACTTGCTGTCAAGTTTAACAG TGACACCAATGAGGTGGATATCCCTCCCAACCTGCGAGTCGGTACGAAGCGCTACATGCCGCCTGAAGTGCTGGAAGAGACCCTGAACAGGAGCTACTTCCAGTCCTTTATAATGGCCGACATGTATAGTTTTGGCCTCATCGTCTGGGAGATGGCCCGACGCTGCCTCTCTGGAG GCATCGTGGAGGAGTATCAGCTGCCCTACCACGACCTCGTGCCCACTGATCCTTCCTATGAAGACATGAGAGAAGTCGTCTGCATTAAGAAACAAAGACCCTCATTTGCAAATCGCTGGAGCAGCGATGAG tGTCTAAGGCAGATGGGAAAACTCATGTCGGAGTGCTGGGCCCACAACCCGGCCTCTCGCCTCACAGCCCTGAGGGTGAAGAAGACCCTGGCGAAGATGTTAGAGTCCCAAGACATCAAACTGTGA